Below is a genomic region from Miscanthus floridulus cultivar M001 chromosome 1, ASM1932011v1, whole genome shotgun sequence.
GGCAGTGACCGCGGACGGGACGCGGGTGGAGTGAGAAGCGGCAAGTAGTATTTCGAGGCGAGCGGGCAGCGATGGTGAGCGGCCACATCTTCCACTACCGGAAGAACTCGTGGCCGGCGGAGGAGTACGTCGGCCGGACCGCGCTGCAGCTGGTGAGCCAGCCCACTTTTGGCTCCTGCGTCTGCGTCGCTCGCTCGCGAATTCGTTTTGTTTGCTGATGGTCTGATGTGACGCTTCGGGCGTTGGGAACTTACTTCGCTGCAGCTGGATTTCGATGGCGGGGCGCCGCCGGAGCAGGCTTGGCGGAGGCGGCTCAACAGCCACGCTAACATTCTCAAGGAGTTCAGTGTCACCTTCATGGAGGCAATGAGGATGGTATGGACGCCTCACGGATTGGGTGTTTTAGGACGTGTGCTTTCTGTTCGTTCCTCTAGTTCAAAGTTGTTGGTGCTACCTGCTAAGTTCTGCTCCCGCAATTTCAGATGAGCCTTGGCCTGAGACTCTGGTCGTATGTTCGGGAGGAGGCGTCACATGGACGGGTGACATCAGCTGTTCCTATGCATGATTTCGTCAAAACACGAATGGATCCAAAAACTGTGCTGACAGGAGGTGATCTGTTGTTGTGCTTGCAGAAAGCTCCGATCGATCCATTCACAAAAGAGCGCTGTAAACCGTCAGCTTCCCAGGGTGTGCCACTTGGTGGGATGGGGTGTGTGCTAATGCCATTGCTTATCTGAACTTCATACATCGGTGCATTCTGGAGAACTTTGCCTTGATATCAGCAGATTGGTTTTGCAGGAGCGGTAGCATTTCTAGAGGTTTCAGGGGAGAGTTCAAGAATTGGCACATCATACCTGGTCTGTGTGAGAGTTCGCCGGTCATGGAGAACCAGTTCTCTGTATGCTTCTATCTTATCTTGCTGTTGCTTGCTATTAGACTTCGGATTGCTGTATGATATATGTGTGCAATGCTTTCTGTACTCTTGAATCTTGATGTGTATGAAGATATGTCCCTTTGAGTACCATAGATGCTCAAAGTTGATTAAACAAACACGTTTTAAGTTCCACTCGCAAATGGGTTATCATATTTGAATAGTATGTGAGCACTGCATTTTTTGGGAGCGAGGTAAGAATATATTTCTTTGCTAAGCTGGCATAACACTGCCTTTTCTCAATGGTTGCATGCAACCAAAGTTATGATGTGTGGGAAGGTTGCTTAATCTTCACAGTTGGCACTTGATGGTGGGCTGGTGACACTTTCTTTTTTCACTGATATATGAACTATGGTTGCTGGGGGCATTTTTTGTCTAGCTACGCTTCTTGACCTTTTGCTATGCATACCTTTGATAACGCATTTCATTTCTTTAGTAGGCATAGTAACTTTAAGTCATGCTCCTTCCACGATCCACGTACCTACCTTCATTCTTTGATAATGCATTTCATTTCTTTAGTAGGCACAATAACTCTAGACGTACCTATTCCAATTTCTCTACACACTTAATTAAGATCATATGATTGATTGTGCTATATTTCAGGTAGATTACAATTTTACACCTAGTGCTGCAAAATTTTTCTATATTTTGGCCTTAGTGTTACTATAAGTATTAATTTTTCACATTAAGGTTCAATGCATGAACAGTTAAATATACTGTTTTTTCCAGATATTTGTATCTCGAGATGGGGGGAATAAGAAATACTCATCAGTTTTGGCTCCTGGACATCATGAAGGTCTGAAGTAAGTCACCATCCTGTTCTGTGTGCTTAAAACTTGCCATCTTATGAGCAGATTATCATGTTAAAATCATGCACAGAAATATTCGCCCAAGTACAAGCTACTGTTTACTTTATGTCCTTGTGCCTATCCTTCCCAATTTGCCTGTATCTCTATTTCCATATTTACCTCTTGAAATCTATATATACCGAACAACTTTCATCCTGTATCCATAAATTGTGTTATGGTTATGCCAACTTGGCGATTGAAGGTCAATATACTCCCTCTAGGTTCTAAATGATAATATAGATATTGCAATTATGGTATTTAGTTTTGGCTCAAGTAAGGTACTGTATTGGTGTGACAAGACATGCTGATCAGATTAACAACTTGGTCAGATTTTGTGCTTTTCATGCTATCTCTTCCGTATAGGTACCTTAATTGATGTTTTATGTGATTTTCAGGAAAAATAGTGACTCTGGAATTTCTTCATGGGACTGGAATTTGAGTGGTCAACACTCGACCTATCATGCATTGTTCCCTCGGGCATGGACTGTTTATGATGGTATGCCATTGTAGATCTATGGTAACATTGCTTAAATTTGCAACCTAcacaaggatttttttttttttgaaattgtgCCTACCAAGAGATTTTGTTGTTTTTAATAGGGCACTGTAATTCAATAAGGTGGCTATGTGTTGATAGCACAGTGTTTTCGACCCTTCTTAAGTTTTTTCTTAATTATTTGTTGCAGGTGAACCAGATCCAGACCTTAAAATCTCATGTCGTCAGATATCACCTTTCATTCCTCATGATTACAAGGATAGCAGCCTTCCAACATCTGTGTTTGTGTATACTGTAAGTGGCTAATGGAGTTCCTTTTATGCTAAGCTGAAAATTGTTGCAGGTCTACATTTTGTACCTTCCTGTTTCCTATTTCCTAGCAAGACGTGTTGAAAAGCCTACTGCGCCATCTTTATGCAAGATATTTCCTTTAAAATGGAGATCACATATGGCGAGTCAGCAAGCAGCTGAAATATCATCTTAGTGTAAAACCTTTTTGGATATTTTAGAACTAGTGGAATATGAAATAATTGTCGTCTATCTGCCGATTGAATTTTTCTGTTTGTTTTAGATGCTTTTGATATTAATTAAAATATCCTTTTGTTCCAGTAAGTTACCTGACAGCCTTTCTATTTGGTTGTTCATTACAGCTAGTAAACACTGGGAGAGACCGTGCAAAAGTAAGCCTGTTAATGACATGGGCGGTAAGTACAAatctaaagttttttttttaattgtgCTGTatatttatgtttttttttaattattttgtgCACTATCTGATGCAAAATTTGTGTTAAGCTATTTCGGTTTTACTACCATGATGAAGTGCATAGGGTATATCTATTTACCCAGTGTTAAAATCTCAGCTCATCAATGATCATTAGGGATTATCACCCTTATGATCCGTTCTAAAGTTTGAGGTTCATTATCGCCATTGCTTTATGCTCAATTCAGGATACCCTATGTTGCAAAAAGATATTAGATACCACACTCTGTCCCAAATTGTAGGTCTATTTGCCTTTTCCAGgtgcatagcttttgctatgaacCTACATATgcaatgtctagatacataataaaagttgtgtatctagaaatgccaaaacgacctataaattggaacggagggagtactatctAGGTTTGAAATATTACAGAAGTCAAATCCCACTGTGCATTAAATTATTATTCACTCAAAGTGTCCTTTAGTGATATTTTCTTAATGACAGAATTCTATTGGAGGCTTTTCGCATAATTCAGGAGGCCACTACAATGAGCCCTTCATGTAAGTAGATCAGTAGATATAACCTATACTTGTTCGTTCTttttagcctaccccaacttgttcgttctttttagcctaccccaacttgcttgggactaaaaggctttgttgttgttgttgttgttgtttgtacTCATAGTTTGATCTAATATGGGCAGTGCGGAAGATGGCGTATCAGGAGTGCTTCTGCATCACAAGCAAGTTTTGATTGTCTCCTCTTCGAGTTGATGATTGCAAATTAGTGAATCTTTTTTATGATATGTTATAGAGGCTGACAAGCTGTTATTTTTGCAGAACAGCTAAGGATAACCCACCTGTCACTTTTGCTGTTGCTGCCTGCGAAACTCAGAATGTGAATGTGACAGTCTTGCCAGTGTTTGACCTTTCTGGAGAAAACCATGTTTCCGCAAAGGAAATGTGGAACACCATGCTACAGGTAATTACTTCAACCTTGTCTGAACATTTGGTTTATATGATTTTTCATACCGGCTGTTCTATGACATTCTCTTAGGTATAATAGTCCTATCTTTCTTATCATGCTCCCATTTTGATTCTTTAAGGGGCCTTTGGATCCCTTGATTTTGAAGGAATTGAAATTTActtaatggattaggctatttggcttggaatttaacATTCTACAACTTTTCcaagctcacaaataagcctatctcaaattcatagggtgggagatggaaattgattctatagatcaccatgcTATATTTCTACTCTGCAACTTATAGCATACTCTTCAACTCACTTCTCTAcagtagaaatgcaacatataagtatctcCCTTGTATGGCTACcaataatataaaaatatattgcatatacaaacatattagcttaattaatctgtgcctaaattataattattaaaatgaattcaattctaaggatccaaacggggcctaatTGTTTTATTTAACATTCAGAATGGTCACTTCGATCAGGAAAATTTCAGTGCTGGTTCCAGTATGTCTTCTTCTCCAGGACAGAAACTCTGTGCAGCTGTCTCAGCCTCAACTTGGGTAGAGCCACATGGTAGATGTACTGTTGCTTTTGCTCTGGCTTGGTCCTCACCTAAAGTAAAGTTTCAAAAGGGATGCACATATAACAGGTTAGTGTCCCCTTGTTGTCAATATAGACGACACCTTTTGATTCTGTTTACATCTGTATTTATTGATACAAGACTTGTTTCGATGCAAATCCAACTTATAAAATACTATGTCTCATAGGAGCAATGATGTGTGTGTCTCAATTTAGTTGCCTATCACATTACACACATGACTTAGGCACACTTAAGTACTGAccatatcagaatgtcctcagTACAATAGTTTCTTTTTTGTTTCAGCCTTCTCTGGGTTTGCACAACTGAATATTTGGCGTTCGGAAGTTCTTGAAAAGTTGTAATTAGTTACGTTAATGTGCATTGTAGTGTATTCTAACTGTAATGGGATAATTCATAAATGTGATTTCATGTTGCAGGAGGTACACCCAATTCTATGGAACTTCTGAGAAATCAGCTGTTAATTTGGTACATGATGCCTTAACAAGTATGTTTTTCTTTTGTCAGTTTCTTGACTTCTTAATCTGTTTTTTTAGGTAAATGCACTAGGGGAGAGCCCTACTGTGATGtgataattatatatataaatgaaaagaTTCAAACCAAGCTGTGAAGCCTAAAAGAAAACAGAAGGCTAAAAGTGATAAGGAAATAGTACAACCTATTTAACTTTAAGGTGCATCTTGTGTTACAATATTTGCTAGGACTATAAAAAACACTTCCGCATGTTACAATAATCATCTTTTAGATTGGATGGAGTATTTTACCTCCAAATACAATCATATGTTGAAAACAAGATTGTAGTGATATTACTGGGAGATGTGCAACATTGGCCCTTGAGTTACTGATTTAGTTTACTTTTCAGTCTTCTACATTCTGACCTATGCTCCTGGATTCTTTTTCCTTGTTTTCAGAATATAAACTTTGGGAAGAAGAAATCGAGAAGTGGCAAAACCCCATACTCAAGGATGAAAGACTTCCAGAATGGTATATACTCTACCTCTATTGCTCCTATATTAAGTTTGTTGTTGCCCCTCAAGAAATTTACTAGTCCACATCTTCCTCTGTAGAGAAGAAAATGAAATTTAACTGTAGAATGTTTGGGTGTCAAAATGCTTGCAGGTATAAGTTCACTCTTTTTAATGAGCTTTACTTTCTGGCAGCTGGGGGGACCGTTTGGACAGGTATGCTGTAACTTTCTTATGGTTGCTTGTTCACATCACCACTCGTCTCATTACTTTTGAATGTCATGGGGATAGTTTCTTCTTACTTTTGGTATAATTACTTCTGTTCTACAATCTAAAGTTGTCATCATCTGAGTTTCTTTTAGCTTATAATGTCTACTCCTTTTCCTTTTGAGTGCAAGGAACCTTATATTTTTCCTTCTGATCATGTAGATGGTCAACCCCCAGCAATCGATGAGAAAAACAGTCCTGGTTCTAATCAGCAGAAATCCTCAAAGAGGGGTACTAAAGACACCAAGCAGGGATCTGTTAAAGATAGCCATGTCAACCTGACAGTGGAGCAAGTACCTCATGGTAGTTACATGACTAATGGTGATGATCACAGTGTATCAAAGTTTGCAGCAGTTCATGGGTCACAAATGCAAGAACAAATCAATGGACTCAAGTCAGAAGTGCCAATTCCTTACTTGATTTCAAAGGATGGCCCTGAACATGTTGGCAAGTTTTTGTATCTAGAAGGAGTGGAATACATCATGTGGAACACATATGATGTGCATTTCTATGCATCTTTTGCTCTCCTTGATTTGTTCCCAAAAATAGAGTTGAGTATCCAACGTGATTTTGCCAATGCTGTGCTGTATGAAGATCGACGCAAAGTAAAATTTTTGGCTGATGGTACATCAGGAATCCGCAAGGTTAAAGGTGCTGTGCCTCATGACCTTGGAACGCATGATCCGTGGCATGAAATGAATGCATATAACATACACGATACAAGCAAATGGAAAGATTTGAACCCCAAATTTGTGCTCCAGATATACAGAGACTTCGCTGCTACAGGTGATATGCAATTCGGTCGAGATGTTTGGCCTGCAGTCTGTGCTGCTATGGACTATATGGATCAATTTGACCGTGATGGTGATGGTCTCATTGAGAATGATGGATTTCCTGATCAAACCTATGATGCTTGGACTGTTCACGGAATCAGTGCTTACTGTGGTTGTCTATGGCTTGCTGCACTTCAAGCTGCAGCTACAATGGCTCATCGTCTTGGGGATCGGCACTTTGCTGAAAAGTACAAGCTCAAGTTCATAAAAGCCAAAGCAGTATATGAGGCAAAGTTATGGAATGGGTCATATTTCAATTATGACAGCGGCACAAGTAGCAACAGTAGATCCATTCAGGCTGATCAGCTGGCAGGACAGTGGTATACTGCCTCGTCAGGCTTGCCCCCGCTCTTCGACGAGCACAAGATAAGAACTGCTCTGCAGAAAATATTTGAATTCAATGTGATGAAGGTTAAAGGAGGACGGATGGGAGCTGTAAATggtatgactccaaagggaaagGTGGATGAGACATGTATGCAATCTCGTGAAATCTGGACTGGTGTTACATATGCTGTTGCTGCAAATATGCTGCTCCATGGAATGGAGCATCAAGGCTTTACAACCGCAGAAGGAATTTTTATTGCCGGATGGTCAGAAGAAGGATATGGGTATGCCCTGTCTCATACATTGTTGAGCAATTTCAGATTTTGCAGTGATGCAGCTTTTCACATTAACTTTGCAGTGCATTTCTTATTTCATATTAACTTAGCAGTGCATTTGTTATCTTTTCTTTTTGGTTGCTTCTATTATATTCCATTAGAAACCGAGGAATCAGATGCTTCTAGTGCTGCTTATTGTATGTCATTCCCAAATCTGTCTAGGGCAGTCTACTTTTACTTTTTTCGGGTAACGCATGCCAAAGTGTCTCTAATCAAATGAAGTTTTGAGTAGTGTTTGTTGAGTCATGTTCATCAATGAGATATATAACATGGGTTTACCGCGGTGCTGCAGGTATTGGTTCCAAACACCAGAAGGATGGACCACAGATGGGCATTATAGATCCCTCGTGTACATGCGGCCTCTTGCCATTTGGGCAATCCAATATGCAGTTTCTCCTCCAAAGGCTATTCTTGAGGCCCCCAAAGTTAACCTAATGGACCGAATACATATATCCCCTCACATGGCCCGAGCAATTAGCGAGATAAGCATTAGAAAGATAGCACCCGACAATAGATGTTTCCCTAGCTCTGCCTTTAATTGTGAATGCTGATCCAAAGGTAACATGCAGCTGCTGAGCAACTTACCAATCTTTTCGGCTTTTCGGTTTCTCCTTGCTCTTTTCAAGGCCCAGTGGGGTTCAGGAGTTCGTCTCTTGAATCAGAGGGcatatccaaaccaccacaaaacTCGCGACTCAAAAGAGTTCATGTTGTATAATTGTACAACAAACTGTAATCACATagtctttgtttttttttcactcAGAGAGTTTTGCGCTGCCAAAGTAACCACATTTCACATGAAGAGAGCTAGAAATCAAAGAACTGGGATGCTGGTGTCTCATACACCATAACACCAATCACTTTCTAACGTTTTATGAAGTCATTTGGATATGGCTCATTTCTATATTTCTGTTGGCTGCTGAGTATACGTTCTGCACGTCGATGTTTGTTCACTATAAGATCATGGATTGTTGCTTTTCCTGAAAGGTAGTGTTGCTATTTCTGGTTGTCTAGAGCCTCGTCTAATAATTTTAGGTTCTCCCATTTCTTCGTTCTTTAAAAGCTACCGAACTCGACATATATGGTTGGTTCTGAAAGTCGTTTGTTCCTCCCCCATATATTAAATATGATATTTGATTTCCGTATCTTTGCAAGCATCTTCAATTAGCTGATCTTTTACCCCCTTTTTTAATTTCAATTAGCtgatctagaaaagctaaaatgatAGAGAAACCAAAAGACTTATAatctaggacagagggagtacaataTATTATATAGTTTTACTAAAACCATCATGAAATATATTCATGATCGTGATGCTACATTTATTTAGTTATATAGATgatattaatatattttctataagCTTAAAATTTTGACTTGAAGTAAAACTGAAACGATGTGTACCAGCGGCTGATCTGGTGATCATCACTGCGCATGTAGAATTTATTCCAATGACTACCTGCTCTTCTAGGCATATTTATGTAGTTGGAACAATGATTTTGTGTGCGTCTCTTTGGTTTTTGGCTTGGGATTAGTTTAAGTAAGAGATAGGGTTTATCGCTTTTGGTGTTTGCGAGCAACCAGATGGTCAGTCCGGTAGTGATCTCACTGAAGGAGTTTTGTTGGAGGACGCTTTAAGTTGATTTATGTTTGGTTTTTTGAGACTCGCCAATCCAGAGTGGACAATGGGGACTCCTAGTGATCCAAGGAAATAAGTTTGTTGTTGTATTCATTTCAATTTAAGTGTTGACGTGATAATCGGTCACACACCAGCTAGGATCAAATCGCCCGGGTCCCCATGGACCGAAGAACGCGGTGAAGATCACACTTATGTGGTGAAGAATGCAGAGGTTTATGAACAAACCACCGAAGGATAGGTATCGCACTTACGAGGCGAAGAACGACTAGTTTTCGTGTAAACTAGCAAATGGTAACCAATCGGGCTTGTGTGATAAAGATTTTcgagcaaactagcaaaggaacCGTCGAAGCTTTCGGCCGAGAGGGAACCATGGGGGCAAGGATGTCACTGGTTACCCTAGGtcggccggcaagcctagggcgccatcctAGGTCATTGGATCAAGTAATGAACATCAATATAGGGTTGGAAGAGGACATAAAAGAGTTGTAGATGTAAAAAGACGATTGAATTGTTGGATACATCAATCGGCCATGTACCCTCTATTTTATAGGAAGTCGGGTGATCTTATTCCATCGGAAAACTAATGTGGTATTATTATTATGTCGTTTTATAGAGTTTTTCATTGGGCCAAAGCTAATCATGGGCCTCTTAAAATTGGCCTAGGCCCAATTTGAGTGTCAACAACATGGGTTGGGTGGGTTTGGGGTTGAATTTTCACTCCTATTCATTTCAACACATGTAGATTGATGCGAATCCACTACATTCAAACAAAGCCTTAGTAGGTGCTCCAATGTGAATTAGTGGATTACAGCAACCACCTGACACTATTATGTGAGAGGTTCATGTGTGACAACTTGGATTGGATTTATCTAGTGTGATCTTGTAGTTAGGTTTTCATTTCTGCACTTAAGTACCTCATGCTAGTGTGACCTCGCTAAGAACATGGTTTAGTTTGTTGGgggcatatgcatatatatgagCTAAGTCCATTTTGTTTGCTCTTGGCGCCGGAGCTTGCCGTAGCACCGCTAGAAACCTAAGAGAAGCTCCAACGTGGTGGACTGGTGGCTAAGAAGATGcaaggaggagagagaagaaatgCAAGAAGGTGCAATACATTGCTAAGTCCATTTTGTTGCTCTTGGCGCCGGAGCTTGCCGTAGCACCACTAGAAACCTAAGAGAAGCTTCAACGTGGTGGCTAAGATGCAAGGAGAGATAAGAAATGCAAGAAGGTGCAATGCATTAGGACAATTTCAGTGTATAATTTCTTAGCAAGGTTTATAGCTAGCTATGTCACGGGTTAAACGAGCTACATTGTACAAAATATGTTAGTTCATGCTAAGGTGGGCTCAGTGTATAGTAATATATGTGAAATCCtaactttttttttcaaatggaCAGTGGATGGAGAGAATGAGTGGTCGTGAATATTATTGATTATTTTCCTTGGCA
It encodes:
- the LOC136536333 gene encoding uncharacterized protein isoform X2; its protein translation is MVSGHIFHYRKNSWPAEEYVGRTALQLLDFDGGAPPEQAWRRRLNSHANILKEFSVTFMEAMRMMSLGLRLWSYVREEASHGRKAPIDPFTKERCKPSASQGVPLGGMGSGSISRGFRGEFKNWHIIPGLCESSPVMENQFSIFVSRDGGNKKYSSVLAPGHHEGLKKNSDSGISSWDWNLSGQHSTYHALFPRAWTVYDGEPDPDLKISCRQISPFIPHDYKDSSLPTSVFVYTLVNTGRDRAKVSLLMTWANSIGGFSHNSGGHYNEPFIAEDGVSGVLLHHKTAKDNPPVTFAVAACETQNVNVTVLPVFDLSGENHVSAKEMWNTMLQENFSAGSSMSSSPGQKLCAAVSASTWVEPHGRCTVAFALAWSSPKVKFQKGCTYNRRYTQFYGTSEKSAVNLVHDALTKYKLWEEEIEKWQNPILKDERLPEWYKFTLFNELYFLAAGGTVWTDGQPPAIDEKNSPGSNQQKSSKRGTKDTKQGSVKDSHVNLTVEQVPHGSYMTNGDDHSVSKFAAVHGSQMQEQINGLKSEVPIPYLISKDGPEHVGKFLYLEGVEYIMWNTYDVHFYASFALLDLFPKIELSIQRDFANAVLYEDRRKVKFLADGTSGIRKVKGAVPHDLGTHDPWHEMNAYNIHDTSKWKDLNPKFVLQIYRDFAATGDMQFGRDVWPAVCAAMDYMDQFDRDGDGLIENDGFPDQTYDAWTVHGISAYCGCLWLAALQAAATMAHRLGDRHFAEKYKLKFIKAKAVYEAKLWNGSYFNYDSGTSSNSRSIQADQLAGQWYTASSGLPPLFDEHKIRTALQKIFEFNVMKVKGGRMGAVNGMTPKGKVDETCMQSREIWTGVTYAVAANMLLHGMEHQGFTTAEGIFIAGWSEEGYGYWFQTPEGWTTDGHYRSLVYMRPLAIWAIQYAVSPPKAILEAPKVNLMDRIHISPHMARAISEISIRKIAPDNRCFPSSAFNCEC
- the LOC136536333 gene encoding uncharacterized protein isoform X1 produces the protein MVSGHIFHYRKNSWPAEEYVGRTALQLLDFDGGAPPEQAWRRRLNSHANILKEFSVTFMEAMRMMSLGLRLWSYVREEASHGRKAPIDPFTKERCKPSASQGVPLGGMGSGSISRGFRGEFKNWHIIPGLCESSPVMENQFSIFVSRDGGNKKYSSVLAPGHHEGLKKNSDSGISSWDWNLSGQHSTYHALFPRAWTVYDGEPDPDLKISCRQISPFIPHDYKDSSLPTSVFVYTLVNTGRDRAKVSLLMTWANSIGGFSHNSGGHYNEPFIAEDGVSGVLLHHKTAKDNPPVTFAVAACETQNVNVTVLPVFDLSGENHVSAKEMWNTMLQNGHFDQENFSAGSSMSSSPGQKLCAAVSASTWVEPHGRCTVAFALAWSSPKVKFQKGCTYNRRYTQFYGTSEKSAVNLVHDALTKYKLWEEEIEKWQNPILKDERLPEWYKFTLFNELYFLAAGGTVWTDGQPPAIDEKNSPGSNQQKSSKRGTKDTKQGSVKDSHVNLTVEQVPHGSYMTNGDDHSVSKFAAVHGSQMQEQINGLKSEVPIPYLISKDGPEHVGKFLYLEGVEYIMWNTYDVHFYASFALLDLFPKIELSIQRDFANAVLYEDRRKVKFLADGTSGIRKVKGAVPHDLGTHDPWHEMNAYNIHDTSKWKDLNPKFVLQIYRDFAATGDMQFGRDVWPAVCAAMDYMDQFDRDGDGLIENDGFPDQTYDAWTVHGISAYCGCLWLAALQAAATMAHRLGDRHFAEKYKLKFIKAKAVYEAKLWNGSYFNYDSGTSSNSRSIQADQLAGQWYTASSGLPPLFDEHKIRTALQKIFEFNVMKVKGGRMGAVNGMTPKGKVDETCMQSREIWTGVTYAVAANMLLHGMEHQGFTTAEGIFIAGWSEEGYGYWFQTPEGWTTDGHYRSLVYMRPLAIWAIQYAVSPPKAILEAPKVNLMDRIHISPHMARAISEISIRKIAPDNRCFPSSAFNCEC